Below is a window of Tolypothrix bouteillei VB521301 DNA.
TGCTGAAAATTTACTCCTGATGATAGATTTTTTAAGGACATGATTTGTATTGCCTTTGGAATATAGGGAGAAGTGCATTGAAATTTAAGTAAATCATCTGACATGATTCATTGATAAATCTGCTAAGGGTTTAATCTCGAAATAAAGAAATGACCTATAGCAGTTACAGGAACAGCAACTTACTAATTCCAAACATCCGATAGATGTTTGCTAAGAAGCAAATTTTAAAAAAAGAGCAACAAACATTTTTTGCTCCTCTTTTGAAGATCGAACAGTATTTTATAACTGAATTTAAGTAAGGATATATTTCTAAGAAAATATTAGTGCCGAGCCTCACCAATGGAGTCAAGAAATAGTTGAATTATGTTATGTAGATAAAAATGGATTATTCTCGATCTAGAAGCGATACTAACAAACCTATGATGAGTTGTAAAATTATATTAGTGATACCAATTTTCACCTATACAGTTATAATAAACGAAGCAAAAATATTGCAAATTCCCGAACAAAATATAAGTCATGAGATAGCCTTTGCTTGAGTTCTGGCGTGATATCCGAGCAATTAAGCATAATTAAGAGATATAGAGTTACAAAGATATAACAATTCTAAATCATTCGTGAAAAATTTTAAGTACTGTAGGTAGCGCTATGCCACACACATAAAGCTTTTGTGCGGCCTAGCCTTACCTATATGTATTTCATGAATCAAATAGGATTGCTATAGAATCAATGCGAGATAGCGTCAAAGCTGAATAAAAGCAGGAGAATGTCCCTTTTGCACCAAGAAAGGAACATAAAATCATTTTCTGCTGGAGAGAAAAAATCAACGTTTTGGAGCATTATCAAACGCTCTTGCTATAGCATTCCATGCCAACTTAGGTTCGAGATTTGAGCTAAGTGGCAAGGGACGCACAAGCGCAGCATCTGAACGGGGATACATGGAAAGCCACGTATAACGATCGCTCAATTGCCAAGTTAGTACCGCAATCACTACTCGTTCATCTAACACCACTGATAAATAGTCTTCATACGCAGCAGCAACAATGCGATCGCGAACAGCAGGAGCCGAAGGTAACTCTCGATCTGACACATCTAATTCGGTAATCAGAATTTTGAGACCAAGACTGGCAACGTCCTTAAGAAAATTCCTGAGCTTAGTAGCATTAAATCGAGTTTCGGCACCATTCAAATGAGCTTGAATCCCTAGAGCATGCACGGGCGTTCCAATAGACTTTAAGTGTTCCAGCAATTTTAAGACAGCCAATCTCTGCCCAGAGTCTCGGGGTGTATCGTAATCTAGCCACCGATCGTTGTATACTAGCAACGCCGTTGGATCTGCTTGTGCTGCAACCCGAAAGGAAAGATCGATGTAATTTTTATCCAAAAACGAGAGCCACGGATTGACGCTTAAACCATCAGAGCGATCGCTAAGGGACTTGGCAACTGCTTCATTTACCACATCCCAAGAATGCATCTTACCAGCATAGCGCTTCACAACAGTATTAATATGTTCTATCAAAAATCGCTCAGCATTCTGAGGGCTAACTGTTTCCTTAAACCACTTAGGCAGAGCTTGCTCCCAAACTAAAGTGTGTCCTCGAAAAAGCATACTGTTACGCTGTGCAAACTCAGTTAACCAATCTGCTTTGGTAAAGTCAAATTTATCTGGAGCAGGGCGCAAAGCATCCCACTTAAGATCTAGGTCTGGCACCAAAATGCCACACTGTTGAACAAAGCTAGCTGTAAACTTTGCGTCTGACGCTAGATCGTACTGTGTAGCAGCTGCCCCGTAAATTAATCCCTTAGCTACAGCACGCTTTTTCAAGGGAGCTTGCCCAACTACTGTAAACTCTCTTTTTGGGTGATCGAGTGCTCGTGTCTGCTGTGTCTGCTGAACTCGATACATTTGTTTTCTTGCTCCGACAGCAACACCCCCTGCCAAACCTGATAAACCTAGGTATAAAAAATGGCGTCGCCTCAGTGGCGAGTTATTGAACATACGGTTAAAGCCCACTAAAATCAGGACAACCTGAATTTCTGCTTAAGCACTAGAAAAATAAAGATGGTGTTTCCAACTAAATAGCGTCGCCACAAACGTTGAGGTTCTGCTATCAAGCGAAAAAACCACTCTAGACCAGTCTTCTGTAACAACTTTGGTGCTCTTTTTACCATCCCAGAAACCAATTCAAAGCTAACCCCTATGCCAATTGATACTGGAACACCAAGCTTCTGGTAATTGTTGTATATCCAATACTCCTGTTTCGGAGCACCTAATCCAACAAACAAAAGATCGGGTGCTGCTGTAGTTATAGCTAAGTTAATTCGTTTTAACTCGACTGGATCTGACTCGAACCCGTAGGGTGGACAATAAGTACCAGCAATTTTGAGGCTTGGATATCTTGCTTGAAGAACCTGTGCAGCCTTCTGAGATGCTCCAGGACGACCACCTAGCAAAAAAACTTTAAGTCCTCTCTCAGCACTGATTTTGCATAACTGCTCGAACAAATCTGTTCCATTAACCCGACCTGAGAGCGGTGTCTTAAAAAACTTAGCTGCCCATAATAGAGGAACACCATCTGGTACTGCTAGAAAAGCCTTGCGATATATCTCACGGAAATGAGGATCGCGTTGCAGTGTCACAATATGTTGAGCATTGGGTGTCACGACATATTTAGGAGTGCTTCCCGACACGGCACGATCTGCGGTCGCCTCAACAACCTCATCAAATGAGTATTGATCAATCTCGACCCCACAAATATTTACTCTCGTTGAATGTCTCATAAAATACGAATTGAAGTCAAAAATTTGTAATATCTACTACAGAATGAACGTGCGTCTTACCAAGCTCCATAGCGATCGGATGACAATTTACCAATCTTTCGCCTCAAAAAGCCTTTTACTTTAATAACGATAAACGGATCGAAGTATTTAATAGGAAGAGTCGCTAGCTCCGTCATAAACCATTTGTTATAGAATGTGCGATGCTTAGCTTCTAGATAGTTTGAGGTTCCGCAAACAAATTTAGAAGCGACTCGCCTACTCTCTTGAATCAATTTCAGCCTGTTTGTTACCTTACCAGTCATACCGTTTAGCGAAAAAGAAGCAAGTGGAGTATCAACACAGTGAAACTTAGCTCCGGAGGTATAGGCTCGAAATATAAAGTCATAATCAGCAGCCATAGAGTAACTTAAGTCAAATAAACCTACTCGTTCATAGACTTCCTTTTTTACAAAACAGCTAGGATGAGCGACGGGTAGCTTAAATGGCATATTTTCTAATTCTCCTGGGGTGAATGTACTTAGATACTTACCTTCTAAGTAATTTTTCACAGGTGAATGAACGACGGAAATTTCTGGAAATTTTAAAAACGCTTGTTCTACACTTTTTAAAGCTCCGTCGTTATACCAGTCATCAGCATTTATAATACCAATTATGTCACCTGTAGCCAGAGATATACCTTTATTCATGGCATCATAGACACCTTTATCTTTTTCTGAGATTAGTATGTTTATGTGCTTGGAATACCGATTAAGTATTTCTAGAGTTTTATCCTTTGAACCACCATCTATAACAATGTATTCTAGTTCTGAATCCATTGATTGATTGATAACACTCAAAATAGTTCTTTCAAAGGTTTTTCCGGCATTATAAACAGGTGTAACGATAGATATTTTCATTGTTCCTGCTTGAGAATTCTGTACTTATAATGTTGTGTCAATGTGGCTAGAACACAGTCAAAGATTGACGATCTTTGTGCCAAGCAATAGCAGTTTGGTAAATGCTCATTATCATTTGATAGTTTTGTTCCAGGGAGTAATGGTCTTCGTATTGCTCGCGAGCCAGAACGCTCCGACGTTGTAATTCGGCGGGATTCGACCAAGCTAGTTGTACTGTACGAGCTAAATCTTGGGCGTCCTCAGGAGTGAAATTCCAACCAGAGTACCCTTCTTTTACAATCTCTGTGATACCGCCTATGCGACTAGCTATAACAGGTAACCCTGTTGCAAAAGCTTCAGCAATTACCATGCCGAAAGGTTCATACCACTCGGAAGGAAATATCAAAAAGCTAGCATTTTGCATGAGGTTTACAACCTTTTCTCTTGGTAATCGTCCCAAATATTCAACATTATTAGGTAAATTACTCTTTAGTAAAATTTCCAGCGGTCCCTGACCCACAATTTTCAAAGGAATAGCTTCATTTAGAAGATGCCAAGCGTTTAGAAGCGTTTCTATCCCCTTGTATTGTACCAGCTTGCCAACAAATAATGCATATCCTCCAGTATGCTCACCTATTGCAATATTTGAGGTAACAAAATTAGGCTTTACCGCAATTTTTTCCGCAGGTAAACCTGCTTCAATAAACTTTTGACGAGCAAATCTAGTCAAAGCAATGTAAATATCCACTTCGTTTTTGTAAGTTCCTCGCAGTCGGTGGGTTGTTAAACCTGCAACTGCAACAGCAGTTTGAGAATTACTCCCACGGTAGCAACCATGAATTACACCCTGATAAGGGACTGTTTTTCCAACACAATCTTCGCAAACACCTGCATTACGATAAAGGTATGCTCCAGGGCAAATAAGCTTGTAGTTATGCAAGGTGTGAACTACAGGGACGCTTGCATCTTGACAAGCCGCAAAAACTGAAGGTGATATTAAAGGAATTGTGTTGTGGACATGAACAATATCTGGTTGAAACTCTTGCAATTTTTTACGGGTTTGCGAGTAAGACTCAGTAGACCAAATTGATTGCAAGGCAATCTTGGCTTTTGTAAGAGTGTTAGCATTCTCAATACTTGAGTTTTCTAAAATCCATTGGTGAATTTCATGTCCATACTGCTTGAGCATTTCATGCTCAGCAGCAACCACAACTTCTTCTCCACCCATATGACGGTAGGCGTTGTGTACTTGGAGAATTTTCACTGCGTCGTCTCCTTTTCTAAAATCTTTTGTAAGAAACAGAACTTAGCAATTTTTAAAATTTCACATCTTGTACAGGAACAAGGAACAGTACAAATAGGGAGAAGGGAAGAAGGGAAGAGAGCATGATTTGAGCCTCGATTAGGAGAGTTTTTTTATAATGGTTGCGCTTACAAGGGTTTGAAATCCTATTGAAGCGTGATAAATTGCGTCTTAAAATCTTTCCTAGGCAAAGCTTACAGAATTTTCATGCATTTCCCCTGTTCCCTGTTACCTGATTAATTAATGGTTTAGCATAACAACTACCGAAGAGCCTTAATGATTTACTAGCTCATCATAAAGAGCTAAATAACGATATGCTTGTTTTTCCACTGTAAATTCTTGTTCCACTTTAAAGCGAGCAAAATAACATAGCTTTTCATGCCGTTCTTTGTTCTCTAAAATCCAAGCAACTCCCTGAGCTAAATCTTCAGTATTGTCAGGTTGAGCTAGGTAACCATTTTTTTGATGCTCAATCATGTCTGGCATACCACCAATGTTGAAAGTTACACATGGAGTGCCACATGCAAGTGCTTCCATCACGGTATTTGGTAAGTTGTCATCAGTTGATGGTGCAATGAAAACATCTACGGCTGCATATAACAACGCTAGGGAAATATCATCATTTAAAGTACCTAGGTAATAAGATTGAAAACCAAACTTGGGTGGGTTCTGGGGTTGTGAGGAACCAAAAATTACTAACTCTAGTCGCTCGCACCATCTTGATTGACTTAAGCTCTGGAGCGCTGGATACAGCAAGTGAAATCCTTTCCTCTGATTACTTGTTGCATTTATTGCTCCAAAAAGCACAAGCTGTTTATCTTGAGGTAGATTCAGTAGCCCTCGCGCTATTTGCCGATTAACTGGCTTGTACCTCTGTATATCAAGACCATTAGGTATGACTTCCACGCGCCTATTTTTGAAAAGAGAACTGGCTTGAGTACACTTAGCTAACCATGAACTGGGAGAAACAAGAGTCAAATGTAGAGGTCTCCAGTGCTTTGTTTTACTCTGCCACTGCCAACGGGATAAATCCCAGTTGCGATCGCTTCCCAATTGAGGACAGGCTCCGCAGGAGTTCATGTAGCGATCGCAATTATGGCTGTAGTGACAGCCACCAGTAAAAGCCCACATATCATGGAGCGTCCAAATGAGAGGCTTATTGAGTTTAGCGAGAGTTTTAATTTGAATATAACCTTTTGATATCCAATGCAAATTAATGACATCAGGAGCAAGTTGCGGAACTCTGGTTGCAATACTATCTGGAAGCCAAGAAGAAGAGTATTCAGTTAATTCTCCACCAGGGTAGAGTTTCAAGGGAAGCCCAGTAAGAGCTGGTCTTAGCTTAGAAAACTCTTTACCTAACTTGGTATTTGGACCAATCACCGTTTGGTCATTGCTATCCTGAGTTTGCACCAACATCTGAGACTGCACGCCAATACCCATTAGTCCTTGGTGTAGGCGGTAAGCAGCACGAGATGCTCCACCTATCAAATCAGAAACGTTTAGATGCAAAACTTTCATGTATGTTTATCAGCTTAATTTTGACATACTACGCTGAGGTACTTTTTAAAAGGCTGATGAATATTCCCCATTAATCCAACTATTTTGTGAGCTATTCCTTTTTTTTCTGAAAAATCGTGGTATTCAATACTCTTACAGGTCAGACCTACTTCTTGGCAAATCTCTTTAAATTCACTGGCTGTGTACTCCCTAAAATGACCGGGATTATCATAAGTTTTGCGAATCCTCTCATAAGGATTTTTTCCTAAAGCCAGTAGAATTCGATTAGGTAAATAAGCAGCATTAGGTGTACCTATTATAAGAAATCCGCCAGGGGAAATAAACGTTTTTAAAAATGATAACACTATTTCGGGTGCTGTGTATAAATGTTCTATGACTTCGCACATGATTACTATATCATGGGCTTCTGCCGATAACCATTTTTCTTGATGCTGAGCATAATTCAAATCAAATTTTAGATGATGATTAATTATGTTTGAAGGTGCCAAACGGTTTTCCCAACCGAGAGTATTTAAAGTCATATTATTCTCTATATATTTATGTAAAGCAAAAGTAAGAAAATGAGGCCCAATATCCAAAATTTTGATGGCTTTATCTTTTTTAGTAGAGACAAGTTTAGTGTATTTTTTGGTGATATTAACGAAATAAGCCAACCTTTTTGCATGAAATTCTAAATATTTCTCCTCTTCTTGATTCAAAGAAAAATCATAGAATGATGCTATATTTTGGATATCTATTGAATTGATGATAGTTGAAGTTGATTCACTCATAAAATAATCTATTTGAATTTAGTTTTAAAAAAATAAATCAACAGGAAAATATTTTTTTCAAATTGTTACACCCTCTTTTCTTATTTGATTTTTCCAAAGAATACTTGAATATACTATTGCTACATATATAGCGCAATGTGTACTATGTGAGATTAATGTTAAAGTTTCGCTTATTTGTAATACAAATGCCAAAACCATAAATTCAAGCATCCAAAAGCTTTCTATTGTTCTTGTTAAATGTATTAGATTAATGACTCTTATAAGAGTAGATACAAAACTGAGCATAAATAGTAACAACCCTACAACTCCTAACTGCAAGAAAAGGTCTATAAATCCATTGTGAGCATGAAACTCTTTGGCATTATCGTGTTCAAGCGCAGCCCATGTACTGTTAACAATCGATTCACCCTCGCTAGTTCGCCAAAATGCTCCATAACCATAGCCAAGCCAAAGTTGCTTTAAACCACTTTCAATTGCTAGCTGCCATATGATAAAACGTCCATTAAAATCAGGAGGTTTACGTAGAATGTCAACTACTATAGTTTCAAAATTCCCAAAGACTAGTACAGCGATACTGCCAACTATTAATACTGCAATAACATACATGATTGTCCGAAGTTTGTAGTGCCACCCGGAAAAACTGAGAATAGGCAACAGAGTTAATGACAGTAGAAAACCTATCCAGGATGACTTACTTTTGGAAAGTAACAACAGGGATACGGAAAGGCTCAACCCAGTCCACTTAAACCAATGAAACTTCTTATCATTCAAAACACTTAATAGAAACAATATAGCTGCGTGCATCATCATACGACCCAGGTATTGCTTATGAAGCAAAAAGCCTGTCCATGAATCCTCACTGTTCGTTTGACTAATAGCAAGAGATGATTGACCTATAGCGATCGCAAAGCCACAAAATAACCAATTCAAAATTGTTGCTAAGCCAAACATCCAGAGAAATAGTCGTACCAAATCTTTATGGTTATAGTTTGCAGCTAAGTACACTCCAAACAAAGTTTCTCGCACAAAGCTTTTAGAAACTTTCAAAGTATCTTCCGGAAAAGCAGACCAAAAGTATGAGAACATTACAGTCCCAAAAAGGAGAAGTAGAGGTATATCTTTCGTTGCAACATAAATGCATCGCTTCCACCGTAAAAGTATCAAAAAAGATACCATTCCGTAGCTTGCATTTTTAAAAGGTGCGTCTAAAGCGAACAGATTAACGTCAAAGAAGCCAAGGAACATTAGGAAAAGAGTGATTATTTCTAGCTTTTTGCATAGAGAATTGAGTTTTAGATTAATCTTGCTGGATACACCTGTAGGTGAAATAGTCATTCAGATATCCCGTGCGTTTCAACTCACTCATAACATATACTCAAGCTTTCAGTATCTTTTGGATTCTCTGCTTAAGTAGTTGTAGTTTCCTTTCCCTAAATATAGTTTTTTGTGTAAAATTATCTGCTTTTACATCGCGAATTATAAAAGGTGGATGCTTGAGAGGAAATTCTATTGCTTGCGTGAGCATATTGTCATATGGATTTTTTTTAGGACTAGAAGTGAAATGAGTTGAGTCTGGGCCAAAGCCGATATTGGAAATTAAATTTACATTCGAGATAATACCTAAGCTACCCTGCACCCAACAAGCAAACGTCCATTGGTAGTCCCAAGTGATACCTGAAGGATTATGATAAACAGACTGAAAAATCTTACTCCAATATCTTTCGGCTTTACGGTCTTTTAAAATGTCTTTCAGAAAATCTCCCGCTTGAATCTCTCTCCAAAGCTTGATGCTAAAATCATAGTTCTGCCAAGCTCTTCTCCAACTTGCCCAGCCCCAGCAGTGGTTAAAGATAGAAAAGTAATAACTATAATTTGTTCGTCTGCGTCCAAACTGAACATTTTCTCCGGAAATCGAGGCTACTCGGGTATCGTCTCTATATTTCTCAAGTAATTCTTCACAAAAGCGAAAAAATGTTGGATGAGGTACGCAATCATCCTCTAAAATAATTGCCTCCTCAACGTTGGTAAAGACCCAATCTAGACCACTAGAGACACGTTTTGCACAGCCCAAGTTAGTATCAGAGTAATTCTTCAAAACTTCGCAGTCCCAATCAACACGATCAATAATTGCACGAGTAGCTTCGCACTTTTCTGCTTCACCAAAACGGTCCTGACGTGGACCATCTGCAATGATAAAGAGTTTATATGGCTTCGCTTGGCGAATTGCTTCAAATACCTTTTGGGTTGTATGTGGTCTTTTAAAGATTATTAATACGACAGGAGTTTTCATAGCTGTTTCTCCTCAGCAGTCATGAGCATAACAAATTCTGGATATTTGAGAATCATAGATGAGGCTATATCAGCCAATAGTTTAACACCAATTTCAATGGGTAAATACCGATATTTGAATGCAGCAAGTCTTGAATCTTTCTCCTGATACAGGATATCTTGAGCAAAGTTGCCTAGTCTGTCTTTTGGCATGATGTCAATTGTCATACCAGCATGACCAGATGGTAGTAACATATTTGAACCATGTACTCCAATAACTAGACGGCTCTCACTGTAGAGTTTGCAAGCTTGTCTCTCTGTCTGCTCATCAAATCGATCTACTCTTGCATCTTCAATCCAATTAGGAAATTTTGTTTTTTTACCTAGTCCTGCAACTGTAAATTTAGCTGATGGTAGTATAAACTGCATGATTTTGAACAGTCTACTTATCTTCCAGTTTTGTAATAACAAGGCTACTTGCCACATCCCAAGCTTCTTTAATATTTTAAAGAGAAAAGAGTTAAACCAGAGCCTATCTTCTCGCCAAATAAAGGTAATTCTCAATGTTTCTGAATCAAAATCATGCTTGGATACTCTAGTGAATTTGGAAATATCAAAAGACCCAGGATGTGAGTAAGCTTTACTAATATAGACTTCATCAAAACGATGTAATTCTCTAGAAACGAATTCATTAAATTTTAAGTAATAAGACTGTCCCTCTTTTAGAGGTATATTGACTGTCCAAACCTCTGCTACTCCATCTGGAACCATCCATGCCAAAAATTCTGGCACGATCGTAATTAGTCCATAAGTTTCAAATTTTTTCATATAATATTCAGTATTTAATAATTTTAATAAAGAGTGTCCGTAAAGAAAATCAATGCAATTTAATATAATAATTTTCTGACATTGCTTCAATATTTGTTTCTTGATATTTAATTGCTGATATTGTGGATTACAAAAAGATTTAATTAATGGCTCACCTAACCATATTCTTGAATTTCCTTCAGGACCAAACAACAAATTTTTTTCTAAATCAACTTGATAGTTTGAGAATCTACCATGACCCACCTTCAAATCCTCAATAATTCTGGCATGGCATTGAATGCACCTAGATTCAACACAGATATACATACCTTGCCATATTAAATTGAACTGCTTTAAATCTGCTTGACAGTGCGGGCAGTTTGAGTGATGCTGAATATTTGGTTTAACTTCAATCATAGGAATAACTTAAAAACTCTTGATGTAACACGATATAGATTAAGAGAACGTACTATTAAAGTCCCAATCGGTCTTAAATCCCTAATCAAAAAATTAGGTATTATAGTAACCGCAAAATAACTGATAATAGTTGCTATTGTTGCCCCATATGCTTCATAGGAAGGGATAAGAAATATATTCAAGACTATGTTTAAAAATGCACCTCCCACACTAATGTATACAGAGTAATGCAATTTATTCTCTACTATTAAGAAAGAACTTCTTGCTAGACCAAAATTAGAAGAAAATTGTCCCCATATATATATTGATAATATAGTACCCGCAGGAGCGTACAATTCTCCATATAATTGTGTGACTATAAAAGAAGAGAGTAGAGAAACTGGTAAGGCAACTATTAACCATAGAAACAGCATCACATCAAAATATAGCTGCATCTTTCTCATATAATCCTTGCCTTGTTCTTTCAACTGTGAAAGCTGAGGAAGAATAGAGGAAGCAACTATCATTGGCAAGAAGTCAAAGATTTCTGCTAGCTTTACCGCCACCGAATAAAACCCCAACTGAGATTGATTTTCCAGTAAAAAACCAAGCATAATTTGATCGATTTTAGAGTAAGTATAAATTGCAAATCCTGATATAATCAAAGGGAAACTTTCTCGCAGTAAATCTTTTGCTTGTTGAAGGTTGACTTTCCATGAGGTTAGGTAATTACCTCGTAATCTATAAATAATTACCATTCCTATTCCACTCAAAGCTAGTTCAACTAGCCTTGCCCAAGCAAATGCAAGGAGTGGAGCATGAATCTGAATTAATCCAACTCTCACAGCGCACATCAATACATATGCTGATTGCCTAGACAATACAACAAACCTAGACTGAACTTGTGATTGAAACCAAAAGTCAATAGTATCAAAGGCTTGGAACATTGTTCCTGCCGCAAAGATTCCTACTAGCCAATGAGTCAAATGATTATCGGCATCTAGCAGTGAAATTGATGTAACCGAGAGCAACAGCGTTAATAATCCACCGAGAAGGCTTAGCACGAAGGTAGTTCCAAGAATTTCATCTCTCCGTGATGGGTTATTAGCAATGTCACGAACTACGATTGAGTTCAGTGACATATTGACTATAGGGCTGAACATTCCTACAAAAGAAATTGCATAGTTATAGATACCAAACTTCTCAGGTCCTAAATATCGTGCTACCCAGATTCCCACAAATAATCCTAAGCCCATCTGTAGAAACTTGTCAGCTAGCAACCAAGATACATTAGTGATAATTTTACGTAGGTCGGGACTGAGTTTCTGAGTTATTGTAGTGAGTTTGTTGAACATTAATTAGTAAATGAGTCCATGCAACTTAAGAGAGTAAGATTTTTAATAAAAAATGAAGCGAACGCTGAGAAACTCACACTAAGCATAACTCACACAAATGCCATATCTCAGATATTTCATCTATCCGTAGAAACCTAGGTTGAGTTAAAAGCAGCTTAATAAAGTTACAGTAACTTTCTTGGCTTTTATCTATGAAATAAGGGTTTTATGGTTAGTACTATGTGTGAAAAAACATCAATTTTCTTAGATATAGGTGAGCTTGTCCTTGAAATCTAGACTAAAAACGTAGCGTTCGTCTGA
It encodes the following:
- a CDS encoding endo-1,4-beta-xylanase, with protein sequence MFNNSPLRRRHFLYLGLSGLAGGVAVGARKQMYRVQQTQQTRALDHPKREFTVVGQAPLKKRAVAKGLIYGAAATQYDLASDAKFTASFVQQCGILVPDLDLKWDALRPAPDKFDFTKADWLTEFAQRNSMLFRGHTLVWEQALPKWFKETVSPQNAERFLIEHINTVVKRYAGKMHSWDVVNEAVAKSLSDRSDGLSVNPWLSFLDKNYIDLSFRVAAQADPTALLVYNDRWLDYDTPRDSGQRLAVLKLLEHLKSIGTPVHALGIQAHLNGAETRFNATKLRNFLKDVASLGLKILITELDVSDRELPSAPAVRDRIVAAAYEDYLSVVLDERVVIAVLTWQLSDRYTWLSMYPRSDAALVRPLPLSSNLEPKLAWNAIARAFDNAPKR
- a CDS encoding WecB/TagA/CpsF family glycosyltransferase: MRHSTRVNICGVEIDQYSFDEVVEATADRAVSGSTPKYVVTPNAQHIVTLQRDPHFREIYRKAFLAVPDGVPLLWAAKFFKTPLSGRVNGTDLFEQLCKISAERGLKVFLLGGRPGASQKAAQVLQARYPSLKIAGTYCPPYGFESDPVELKRINLAITTAAPDLLFVGLGAPKQEYWIYNNYQKLGVPVSIGIGVSFELVSGMVKRAPKLLQKTGLEWFFRLIAEPQRLWRRYLVGNTIFIFLVLKQKFRLS
- a CDS encoding glycosyltransferase family 2 protein, with the translated sequence MKISIVTPVYNAGKTFERTILSVINQSMDSELEYIVIDGGSKDKTLEILNRYSKHINILISEKDKGVYDAMNKGISLATGDIIGIINADDWYNDGALKSVEQAFLKFPEISVVHSPVKNYLEGKYLSTFTPGELENMPFKLPVAHPSCFVKKEVYERVGLFDLSYSMAADYDFIFRAYTSGAKFHCVDTPLASFSLNGMTGKVTNRLKLIQESRRVASKFVCGTSNYLEAKHRTFYNKWFMTELATLPIKYFDPFIVIKVKGFLRRKIGKLSSDRYGAW
- a CDS encoding glycosyltransferase family 4 protein, producing the protein MKILQVHNAYRHMGGEEVVVAAEHEMLKQYGHEIHQWILENSSIENANTLTKAKIALQSIWSTESYSQTRKKLQEFQPDIVHVHNTIPLISPSVFAACQDASVPVVHTLHNYKLICPGAYLYRNAGVCEDCVGKTVPYQGVIHGCYRGSNSQTAVAVAGLTTHRLRGTYKNEVDIYIALTRFARQKFIEAGLPAEKIAVKPNFVTSNIAIGEHTGGYALFVGKLVQYKGIETLLNAWHLLNEAIPLKIVGQGPLEILLKSNLPNNVEYLGRLPREKVVNLMQNASFLIFPSEWYEPFGMVIAEAFATGLPVIASRIGGITEIVKEGYSGWNFTPEDAQDLARTVQLAWSNPAELQRRSVLAREQYEDHYSLEQNYQMIMSIYQTAIAWHKDRQSLTVF
- a CDS encoding glycosyltransferase family 4 protein, producing the protein MKVLHLNVSDLIGGASRAAYRLHQGLMGIGVQSQMLVQTQDSNDQTVIGPNTKLGKEFSKLRPALTGLPLKLYPGGELTEYSSSWLPDSIATRVPQLAPDVINLHWISKGYIQIKTLAKLNKPLIWTLHDMWAFTGGCHYSHNCDRYMNSCGACPQLGSDRNWDLSRWQWQSKTKHWRPLHLTLVSPSSWLAKCTQASSLFKNRRVEVIPNGLDIQRYKPVNRQIARGLLNLPQDKQLVLFGAINATSNQRKGFHLLYPALQSLSQSRWCERLELVIFGSSQPQNPPKFGFQSYYLGTLNDDISLALLYAAVDVFIAPSTDDNLPNTVMEALACGTPCVTFNIGGMPDMIEHQKNGYLAQPDNTEDLAQGVAWILENKERHEKLCYFARFKVEQEFTVEKQAYRYLALYDELVNH
- a CDS encoding methyltransferase domain-containing protein, which produces MSESTSTIINSIDIQNIASFYDFSLNQEEEKYLEFHAKRLAYFVNITKKYTKLVSTKKDKAIKILDIGPHFLTFALHKYIENNMTLNTLGWENRLAPSNIINHHLKFDLNYAQHQEKWLSAEAHDIVIMCEVIEHLYTAPEIVLSFLKTFISPGGFLIIGTPNAAYLPNRILLALGKNPYERIRKTYDNPGHFREYTASEFKEICQEVGLTCKSIEYHDFSEKKGIAHKIVGLMGNIHQPFKKYLSVVCQN
- a CDS encoding O-antigen ligase family protein, with product MTISPTGVSSKINLKLNSLCKKLEIITLFLMFLGFFDVNLFALDAPFKNASYGMVSFLILLRWKRCIYVATKDIPLLLLFGTVMFSYFWSAFPEDTLKVSKSFVRETLFGVYLAANYNHKDLVRLFLWMFGLATILNWLFCGFAIAIGQSSLAISQTNSEDSWTGFLLHKQYLGRMMMHAAILFLLSVLNDKKFHWFKWTGLSLSVSLLLLSKSKSSWIGFLLSLTLLPILSFSGWHYKLRTIMYVIAVLIVGSIAVLVFGNFETIVVDILRKPPDFNGRFIIWQLAIESGLKQLWLGYGYGAFWRTSEGESIVNSTWAALEHDNAKEFHAHNGFIDLFLQLGVVGLLLFMLSFVSTLIRVINLIHLTRTIESFWMLEFMVLAFVLQISETLTLISHSTHCAIYVAIVYSSILWKNQIRKEGVTI
- a CDS encoding flippase, yielding MFNKLTTITQKLSPDLRKIITNVSWLLADKFLQMGLGLFVGIWVARYLGPEKFGIYNYAISFVGMFSPIVNMSLNSIVVRDIANNPSRRDEILGTTFVLSLLGGLLTLLLSVTSISLLDADNHLTHWLVGIFAAGTMFQAFDTIDFWFQSQVQSRFVVLSRQSAYVLMCAVRVGLIQIHAPLLAFAWARLVELALSGIGMVIIYRLRGNYLTSWKVNLQQAKDLLRESFPLIISGFAIYTYSKIDQIMLGFLLENQSQLGFYSVAVKLAEIFDFLPMIVASSILPQLSQLKEQGKDYMRKMQLYFDVMLFLWLIVALPVSLLSSFIVTQLYGELYAPAGTILSIYIWGQFSSNFGLARSSFLIVENKLHYSVYISVGGAFLNIVLNIFLIPSYEAYGATIATIISYFAVTIIPNFLIRDLRPIGTLIVRSLNLYRVTSRVFKLFL